One Brassica napus cultivar Da-Ae chromosome C2, Da-Ae, whole genome shotgun sequence DNA window includes the following coding sequences:
- the LOC106376722 gene encoding mitogen-activated protein kinase 17-like produces MLEKEFFTEYGEASQYQIQEVVGKGSYGVVASAECPHTGGKVAIKKMTNVFEHVSDAIRILREIKLLRLLKHPDIVEIKHIMLPPCRKEFKDIYVVFELMESDLHHVLKVNDDLTPQHHQFFLYQLLRGLKFMHSAHVFHRDLKPKNILANADCKIKICDLGLARVSFTDSPSAVFWTDYVATRWYRAPELCGSFYSNYTPAIDMWSVGCIFAEMLAGKPLFPGKNVVHQLELVTDLLGTPSPVTLSRIRNEKARKYLSNMRRKDPVPFTHKFPNIDPVALKLLQRLVAFDPKDRPSAEEALADPYFQGLANVDYEPSRQPISKLEFEFERRKLTRDDVRELMYREILEYHPQMLQEYLQGEENTNSHFLYPSGVDQFKQEFARLEDHKEDEEERNSPPVQRKYTSLPRERVCSSEEEGADSVHAQPSSSSVVFTPPQTPNKETGLSSQETTAAATPVKRSACLVRSDSICASRCIGVSSAVS; encoded by the exons atgttgGAGAAAGAGTTTTTCACCGAGTATGGTGAAGCAAGTCAATACCAGATCCAAGAAGTTGTTGGAAAAGGAAGCTACGGAGTTGTTGCTTCTGCTGAATGTCCACACACTGGTGGCAAAGTAGCCATCAAGAAGATGACTAATGTCTTTGAACACGTCTCCGATGCGATTCGGATACTCAGGGAGATCAAGCTTTTGAGGCTTCTGAAACATCCTGACATCGTGGAGATCAAACATATAATGCTGCCTCCTTGTCGGAAGGAGTTCAAAGATATATATGTAGTGTTTGAGTTGATGGAGTCAGATCTTCACCATGTCTTAAAGGTAAATGATGACCTCACTCCTCAGCATCATCAATTCTTCTTGTACCAACTTCTTCGTGGCTTAAAATTCATGCACTCAG CGCATGTTTTCCATAGAGATCTGAAGCCTAAAAACATCCTCGCTAATGCTGATTGCAAAATCAAGATTTGTGATTTAGGACTTGCTCGTGTCTCCTTCACTGATTCCCCGTCTGCCGTTTTCTGGACT GACTACGTTGCTACAAGATGGTACCGTGCTCCAGAGCTCTGTGGTTCCTTCTACTCCAAC TATACGCCGGCGATTGACATGTGGAGCGTTGGCTGCATATTCGCAGAGATGCTAGCCGGAAAGCCATTGTTCCCTGGCAAAAACGTTGTGCATCAGCTAGAACTCGTCACGGATCTGCTTGGAACTCCATCGCCAGTGACTCTCTCCAGG ATACGGAATGAGAAGGCTAGAAAGTATTTGAGTAACATGAGGCGAAAGGATCCTGTTCCTTTCACTCACAAGTTCCCAAATATTGATCCTGTGGCGCTGAAGTTGCTTCAGCGTTTAGTTGCTTTTGATCCGAAGGACCGTCCCTCTGCTGAAGAg GCATTGGCTGATCCGTATTTTCAAGGATTGGCAAATGTAGACTACGAACCTTCGAGGCAACCTATCTCGAAgcttgagtttgagtttgaaaGGAGGAAGTTGACTAGGGATGATGTGAGGGAGCTCATGTATAGAGAG attttagagtACCATCCACAGATGTTGCAAGAgtatctacaaggagaagagaACACCAACTCTCATTTTCTATACCCAAGCGGAGTTGATCAGTTCAAACAAGAGTTTGCCAGGCTCGAAGATCACaaggaagatgaagaggaaCGTAACTCCCCACCAGTCCAGAGAAAGTACACTTCACTCCCCAG GGAACGGGTGTGCTCATCAGAGGAGGAGGGTGCTGATTCGGTTCATGCCCAACCGTCTTCGTCCTCAGTGGTGTTTACACCTCCACAGACTCCAAACAAGGAGACTGGGTTATCATCACAGGAGACAACAGCAGCAGCAACTCCGGTAAAACGGTCTGCTTGTCTAGTAAGGAGTGATAGTATCTGTGCTTCCAGATGTATCGGCGTCTCCTCTGCAGTCTCTTAG
- the LOC106376723 gene encoding uncharacterized protein LOC106376723 isoform X2, with protein sequence MEQSESTMMPATVNVNRLATHLTNLEEGSVYSLTGFEVTHCNQNYRLSDSSLLIRFTDSTSFKKVTEPAVPIPLESFRFRNYSEMLGLANSNNQLPDLIGEITAVKSTVTDPPQDKNRVMATIRMDNDTSVTMSLFDAQAVKIHNQLEQIGVDPRVVVATSVNPKIVGGRLFLNATSGTHIYFDKQTDAGERLFYRLVERDTGLPPVAPLLKSYAKVEKLSISELNDFVVTATSQEIDFICAGKVTGVKLDKGWCYVSCSKCFKKLQRSVSSLTCMSCNNTSAVGVLRYRVEMSIADETGEGLFVAFDGVIAKLHNMRAHEAANLLAGDDVNPEETDAPPFVRDMEGKSYTFQVKVGPYNFTANHQSFTISRILGEGERAPQPEFVEDGGDDDNGDDNDGAGLVRRKMKDGGCSKSAGPSAKSKKARKA encoded by the exons ATGGAACAAAGCGAG tCAACCATGATGCCGGCTACAGTTAATGTTAACCGTCTCGCAACACACCTGACTAATCTTGAAGAGGGTTCGGTCTACTCTCTTACAGGTTTTGAAGTCACACATTGTAACCAGAATTATCGCCTGTCAGACTCTTCTCTACTAATCCGGTTTACCGACTCCACCTCTTTCAAGAAGGTCACCGAACCAGCCGTTCCAATACCTCTTGAATCATTCCGGTTCCGTAACTACAGTGAAATGCTTGGTCTTGCTAATTCCAACAATCAATTACCGG ATCTTATTGGCGAGATTACTGCTGTCAAGAGTACGGTAACTGACCCTCCTCAGGATAAGAATCGTGTCATGGCGACCATTAGGATGGACAA TGACACGTCTGTGACTATGAGCCTCTTTGACGCTCAGGCTGTTAAGATTCATAATCAGCTAGAACAGATAGGAGTGGATCCAAGGGTTGTTGTTGCAACCAGTGTGAACCCAAAGATTGTGGGAG GGCGTCTGTTTTTGAACGCCACATCCGGCACACACATCTATTTCGACAAGCAAACAGATGCAGGGGAACGATTGTTTTACAG GTTGGTTGAGCGAGACACTGGACTCCCGCCAGTAGCTCCGCTGCTAAAGAGTTATGCTAAGGTGGAGAAGCTGAGTATATCTGAGCTCAATGATTTTGTCGTCACTGCTACGTCTCAG GAAATTGATTTCATTTGCGCCGGAAAGGTGACTGGAGTGAAATTGGACAAGGGGTGGTGCTATGTTTCCTGTTCAAAATGTTTCAAGAAACTCCAACGGTCTGTCTCATCTCTCACGTGTATGTCTTGCAACAACACCAGTGCAGTTGGTGTTCTTCG ATACCGTGTGGAGATGTCAATCGCAGACGAGACTGGTGAAGGTTTGTTTGTTGCGTTTGATGGAGTTATTGCGAAGCTCCATAACATGAGGGCCCATGAAGCTGCCAACCTCTTG GCCGGTGATGATGTCAACCCCGAAGAAACTGATGCTCCTCCGTTTGTTCGAGACATGGAGGGAAAGTCATACACGTTCCAGGTGAAGGTGGGCCCATACAATTTCACAGCAAATCATCAAAGCTTCACCATCTCACGTATTCTCGGGGAGGGTGAACGTGCGCCACAGcctgagtttgttgaagat GGTGGTGACGATGACAATGGAGATGACAACGACGGTGCTGGCTTGGTGAGACGTAAGATGAAGGATGGTGGATGTAGCAAGTCCGCAGGGCCATCTGCTAAGTCTAAGAAGGCACGGAAGGCATAA
- the LOC106376723 gene encoding uncharacterized protein LOC106376723 isoform X1, which yields MANVLVLLSDLHSGRSSSAVEVRLLRFWEARNVRRSGELMGVDMLLLDSQSTMMPATVNVNRLATHLTNLEEGSVYSLTGFEVTHCNQNYRLSDSSLLIRFTDSTSFKKVTEPAVPIPLESFRFRNYSEMLGLANSNNQLPDLIGEITAVKSTVTDPPQDKNRVMATIRMDNDTSVTMSLFDAQAVKIHNQLEQIGVDPRVVVATSVNPKIVGGRLFLNATSGTHIYFDKQTDAGERLFYRLVERDTGLPPVAPLLKSYAKVEKLSISELNDFVVTATSQEIDFICAGKVTGVKLDKGWCYVSCSKCFKKLQRSVSSLTCMSCNNTSAVGVLRYRVEMSIADETGEGLFVAFDGVIAKLHNMRAHEAANLLAGDDVNPEETDAPPFVRDMEGKSYTFQVKVGPYNFTANHQSFTISRILGEGERAPQPEFVEDGGDDDNGDDNDGAGLVRRKMKDGGCSKSAGPSAKSKKARKA from the exons ATGGCTAACGTTTTGGTTCTCCTATCCGATCTCCATTCCGGTCGCTCTTCCTCCGCCGTCGAAGTCCGCTTGCTCCGCTTCTGGGAGGCCAGAAACGTCCGCCGTAGTGGAGAACTCATGGGCGTCGACATGCTCTTACTCGACTCGCAG tCAACCATGATGCCGGCTACAGTTAATGTTAACCGTCTCGCAACACACCTGACTAATCTTGAAGAGGGTTCGGTCTACTCTCTTACAGGTTTTGAAGTCACACATTGTAACCAGAATTATCGCCTGTCAGACTCTTCTCTACTAATCCGGTTTACCGACTCCACCTCTTTCAAGAAGGTCACCGAACCAGCCGTTCCAATACCTCTTGAATCATTCCGGTTCCGTAACTACAGTGAAATGCTTGGTCTTGCTAATTCCAACAATCAATTACCGG ATCTTATTGGCGAGATTACTGCTGTCAAGAGTACGGTAACTGACCCTCCTCAGGATAAGAATCGTGTCATGGCGACCATTAGGATGGACAA TGACACGTCTGTGACTATGAGCCTCTTTGACGCTCAGGCTGTTAAGATTCATAATCAGCTAGAACAGATAGGAGTGGATCCAAGGGTTGTTGTTGCAACCAGTGTGAACCCAAAGATTGTGGGAG GGCGTCTGTTTTTGAACGCCACATCCGGCACACACATCTATTTCGACAAGCAAACAGATGCAGGGGAACGATTGTTTTACAG GTTGGTTGAGCGAGACACTGGACTCCCGCCAGTAGCTCCGCTGCTAAAGAGTTATGCTAAGGTGGAGAAGCTGAGTATATCTGAGCTCAATGATTTTGTCGTCACTGCTACGTCTCAG GAAATTGATTTCATTTGCGCCGGAAAGGTGACTGGAGTGAAATTGGACAAGGGGTGGTGCTATGTTTCCTGTTCAAAATGTTTCAAGAAACTCCAACGGTCTGTCTCATCTCTCACGTGTATGTCTTGCAACAACACCAGTGCAGTTGGTGTTCTTCG ATACCGTGTGGAGATGTCAATCGCAGACGAGACTGGTGAAGGTTTGTTTGTTGCGTTTGATGGAGTTATTGCGAAGCTCCATAACATGAGGGCCCATGAAGCTGCCAACCTCTTG GCCGGTGATGATGTCAACCCCGAAGAAACTGATGCTCCTCCGTTTGTTCGAGACATGGAGGGAAAGTCATACACGTTCCAGGTGAAGGTGGGCCCATACAATTTCACAGCAAATCATCAAAGCTTCACCATCTCACGTATTCTCGGGGAGGGTGAACGTGCGCCACAGcctgagtttgttgaagat GGTGGTGACGATGACAATGGAGATGACAACGACGGTGCTGGCTTGGTGAGACGTAAGATGAAGGATGGTGGATGTAGCAAGTCCGCAGGGCCATCTGCTAAGTCTAAGAAGGCACGGAAGGCATAA